The proteins below come from a single Oerskovia jenensis genomic window:
- the nrdI gene encoding class Ib ribonucleoside-diphosphate reductase assembly flavoprotein NrdI → MGSLVYFSSVSDTTHRFVQRLGLEDRGQSVHRIPLRPKDEFLRVDEPYVLMIPTYGGGNEGGAVPRQVIKFLNDAHNRSLIRGVIAAGNTNFGAAYCIAGDIISSKCQVPYLYAFELLGTAEDVERVRDGLGRFWQRQSRIPA, encoded by the coding sequence ATGGGATCGCTCGTCTACTTCTCCAGCGTCTCGGACACGACCCACCGGTTCGTCCAGCGGCTGGGCCTCGAGGACCGCGGCCAGTCGGTCCACCGCATCCCGCTGCGACCCAAGGACGAGTTCCTGCGGGTCGACGAGCCGTACGTCCTGATGATCCCGACGTACGGCGGCGGCAACGAGGGCGGGGCAGTGCCCCGCCAGGTCATCAAGTTCTTGAACGACGCACACAACCGGTCGTTGATCCGCGGCGTGATCGCCGCGGGCAACACCAACTTCGGCGCTGCCTACTGCATCGCCGGCGACATCATCTCCTCGAAGTGCCAGGTGCCTTACCTGTACGCCTTCGAGCTTCTTGGAACAGCCGAGGACGTCGAGCGCGTCCGCGACGGATTGGGACGATTTTGGCAACGACAGTCACGGATTCCAGCGTGA
- a CDS encoding SMODS domain-containing nucleotidyltransferase, whose protein sequence is MEQVKHFDALLRDTVNLPQWRLDQLDDRVETIFGVLRSDVEIGALVTGKTKQGSWAHRMIIKPQKNKEYDADVLIHMTANPDWENDKGRYISSLKWALERSGYQGKVTMKTRCVRVQYANDCHVDLVPYVDTPWGQRIVNRQTGEWEDSDPAGYTAWMKKRDEITHSNFRRSVRLLKYLRDHKNSFTGTPSIILTTLLGNQADSLKEFVQPGAYKNVPVTLVALMESLDDWLQARPLMPDVVDPSSPRTTFNHRWSQISYSFFRARIHAHAAQMRDALDEPDPEESTRKWRALFGDGFKSATTATASASPFVVAGSTLSVGRAGRAG, encoded by the coding sequence ATGGAGCAGGTCAAGCACTTCGACGCACTGCTGCGTGACACGGTCAACCTCCCACAGTGGCGACTGGACCAGCTCGACGACCGTGTCGAGACCATCTTCGGGGTGCTTCGCAGCGACGTTGAGATCGGCGCTCTCGTCACGGGGAAGACCAAGCAGGGCTCCTGGGCCCACCGCATGATCATTAAGCCCCAGAAGAACAAGGAGTACGACGCCGACGTCCTGATCCACATGACCGCGAACCCCGACTGGGAGAACGACAAGGGCCGCTACATTTCCTCGCTCAAGTGGGCGCTCGAGCGCTCCGGCTACCAGGGCAAGGTCACGATGAAGACGCGGTGCGTGCGCGTGCAGTACGCCAACGACTGTCACGTCGACCTGGTCCCGTACGTAGACACCCCCTGGGGGCAGCGGATCGTGAACCGCCAGACCGGCGAGTGGGAGGACTCCGACCCAGCGGGTTACACCGCCTGGATGAAGAAGCGCGACGAGATCACCCACAGCAACTTCCGTCGCTCCGTGCGCCTGCTGAAGTACCTGCGCGACCACAAGAACTCGTTCACCGGTACCCCGTCGATCATCCTGACGACTCTGCTCGGCAATCAGGCGGACTCGCTCAAGGAATTCGTCCAGCCGGGCGCATACAAGAACGTGCCCGTGACGCTCGTGGCGCTCATGGAGTCGCTCGACGACTGGTTGCAGGCTAGGCCGCTGATGCCGGATGTCGTCGACCCCTCCTCGCCGCGAACGACGTTCAATCACCGGTGGTCGCAGATCTCCTACAGTTTTTTCCGTGCCCGGATCCACGCCCACGCCGCTCAGATGCGCGACGCGCTCGACGAGCCGGACCCCGAGGAGAGCACCCGAAAGTGGCGTGCCCTGTTCGGTGACGGGTTCAAGTCCGCGACCACCGCGACCGCGTCCGCCAGCCCGTTCGTCGTCGCCGGGTCTACCCTGAGCGTCGGCCGCGCGGGCCGTGCCGGGTGA
- a CDS encoding GH1 family beta-glucosidase — protein sequence MSTVATRQDADPAPSAAQPPARRVFPTDFLWGSATAAYQIEGAAAEGGRGPSIWDTYSHTPGRTLNGDTGDVADDHYHRWAEDVQHIKDLGLGAYRFSISWSRVQPGGTGEFNPEGIAFYSRLVDALLEAGVKPVVTLYHWDLPQELEDRGGWANRETASAFAEYARRMARELGDRIDVWTTLNEPWCSAYLGYGSGVHAPGRTEPVAALAAVHHLNLAHGLACRAIRDELGEDAKTSVTLNLHVIRPDDPTSDADHDAVRKIDALANRAFLGPILDGAYPADLLADTAHVTDWSFVQDGDLDLVRQPLSILGVNYYSTVRVRHFSGDGERSESDGHGASSHSPWIGVDDVEFVQQPGPYTAMGWNIEPAGMTELLLAVHRDYPDQPLMVTENGAAFDDEVSVDADGTARVHDDRRVAYLHDHIDAVGAAIDAGADVRGYFAWSLLDNFEWGYGYERRFGIIRVDYDTLARTWKDSAHWYRGLATTSVLPGVDEV from the coding sequence GTGAGCACCGTCGCCACCCGGCAGGACGCCGACCCCGCACCGTCCGCAGCACAGCCACCCGCACGGCGGGTCTTCCCGACCGACTTCCTCTGGGGATCGGCCACCGCGGCCTACCAGATCGAGGGAGCCGCCGCCGAGGGTGGCCGCGGCCCCTCCATCTGGGACACCTACTCCCACACGCCCGGCCGCACCCTGAACGGCGACACCGGGGACGTCGCCGACGACCACTACCACCGGTGGGCCGAGGACGTGCAGCACATCAAGGACCTCGGGCTCGGCGCCTACCGCTTCTCCATCTCCTGGTCGCGCGTCCAGCCCGGCGGGACGGGCGAGTTCAACCCCGAGGGCATCGCGTTCTACTCGCGGCTCGTGGACGCGCTCCTCGAGGCCGGGGTCAAGCCCGTCGTGACGCTCTACCACTGGGACCTCCCGCAGGAGCTCGAGGACCGCGGCGGCTGGGCGAACCGCGAGACCGCCTCCGCGTTCGCGGAGTACGCGCGCCGCATGGCCCGCGAGCTCGGCGACCGCATCGACGTGTGGACCACGCTCAACGAGCCCTGGTGCTCGGCCTACCTCGGCTACGGCTCGGGCGTGCACGCCCCCGGCCGCACCGAGCCCGTCGCGGCGCTCGCGGCCGTGCACCACCTCAACCTGGCGCACGGTCTCGCGTGCCGCGCGATCCGCGACGAGCTGGGCGAGGACGCCAAGACCTCGGTGACGCTCAACCTGCACGTCATCCGGCCCGACGACCCCACCTCGGACGCCGACCACGACGCCGTGCGGAAGATCGACGCCCTCGCCAACCGGGCGTTCCTCGGCCCGATCCTCGACGGCGCCTACCCCGCGGACCTGCTCGCCGACACCGCGCACGTCACCGACTGGTCGTTCGTCCAGGACGGCGACCTGGACCTCGTGCGCCAGCCGCTGTCCATCCTCGGCGTGAACTACTACTCGACCGTGCGCGTCCGGCACTTCTCCGGGGACGGCGAGCGCTCCGAGAGCGACGGGCACGGCGCGTCGAGCCACAGCCCGTGGATCGGGGTCGACGACGTCGAGTTCGTCCAGCAGCCCGGCCCGTACACCGCGATGGGCTGGAACATCGAGCCCGCGGGCATGACCGAGCTCCTGCTCGCGGTGCACCGGGACTACCCCGACCAGCCGCTCATGGTCACCGAGAACGGCGCGGCCTTCGACGACGAGGTGAGCGTCGACGCCGACGGGACCGCGCGGGTCCACGACGACCGTCGCGTCGCGTACCTGCACGACCACATCGACGCGGTCGGGGCCGCGATCGACGCGGGGGCCGACGTGCGCGGGTACTTCGCGTGGTCGCTGCTCGACAACTTCGAGTGGGGCTACGGCTACGAGCGCCGCTTCGGGATCATCCGGGTCGACTACGACACGCTCGCCCGGACCTGGAAGGACTCGGCCCACTGGTACCGCGGGCTCGCGACGACGTCGGTGCTGCCCGGGGTCGACGAGGTCTGA
- the nrdF gene encoding class 1b ribonucleoside-diphosphate reductase subunit beta, translating into MSPTGKLKLIDRVSAINWNRLEDDKDAEVWDRLVGNFWLPEKVPVSNDIQSWATLTEEEKTLTMRVFTGLTLLDTIQGTVGAVSLIPDAITPHEEAVYTNIAFMESVHAKSYSSIFSTLCSTREIDEAFRWSEENPNLQRKAEIVMEYYKGDSPLKRKVASTLLESFLFYSGFYLPMYWSSRAKLTNTADLIRLIIRDEAVHGYYIGYKFQKGLEKLSPAERDEMKAYTYELLFELYENEVQYTADLYDGVGLTEDVKKFLRYNANKALMNLGYEALFPKDETDVNPAILSALSPNADENHDFFSGSGSSYVIGKAVNTEDDDWDF; encoded by the coding sequence ATGTCACCCACTGGGAAGCTCAAGCTCATCGATCGCGTGTCCGCGATCAACTGGAACCGTCTCGAGGACGACAAGGACGCCGAGGTCTGGGACCGGCTCGTCGGGAACTTCTGGCTCCCCGAGAAGGTGCCGGTCTCGAACGACATCCAGAGCTGGGCCACGCTCACCGAGGAGGAGAAGACGCTCACGATGCGCGTCTTCACCGGCCTCACGCTCCTGGACACCATCCAGGGCACCGTGGGCGCCGTGTCGCTCATCCCGGACGCGATCACCCCGCACGAGGAGGCCGTGTACACCAACATCGCCTTCATGGAGTCCGTGCACGCCAAGAGCTACTCGTCGATCTTCTCGACGCTGTGCTCGACGCGCGAGATCGACGAGGCGTTCCGCTGGTCGGAGGAGAACCCCAACCTCCAGCGCAAGGCCGAGATCGTCATGGAGTACTACAAGGGCGACTCGCCGCTCAAGCGCAAGGTCGCGAGCACGCTCCTCGAGTCCTTCCTGTTCTACTCGGGCTTCTACCTCCCGATGTACTGGTCGAGCCGGGCCAAGCTCACGAACACCGCTGACCTGATCCGCCTCATCATCCGTGACGAGGCCGTGCACGGGTACTACATCGGCTACAAGTTCCAGAAGGGGCTCGAGAAGCTCAGCCCCGCCGAGCGCGACGAGATGAAGGCGTACACGTACGAGCTCCTCTTCGAGCTCTACGAGAACGAGGTCCAGTACACCGCCGACCTCTACGACGGCGTGGGCCTGACCGAGGACGTCAAGAAGTTCCTGCGCTACAACGCCAACAAGGCCCTCATGAACCTGGGCTACGAGGCGCTGTTCCCCAAGGACGAGACCGACGTCAACCCGGCGATCCTGTCCGCGCTGTCCCCGAACGCCGACGAGAACCACGACTTCTTCTCGGGCTCGGGCTCGTCCTACGTGATCGGCAAGGCCGTGAACACCGAGGACGACGACTGGGACTTCTGA
- a CDS encoding SAVED domain-containing protein, giving the protein MADIRRNTEVARTALASGVELRVWVKAAGRCVLCATYLLDERTWHIHTTKVGEVAHIVGASSGPKSPRGNSPLDEEARAAEQNLMLLCHACHRMVDDPQNVEIWTGDLLSQRKEEHEARVRRVTDFSTLQRTLVVTTESTVRSERVTVGSRQVTHALVEEGLTAHMDGGLRSDICVKLPEALDDLSDWAYAMKTIVAQVRKISRSIEQGADADLSVFALAPIPLLMYLGALLDDTTTVRVFDRHRDDHEARAWMWRPRREGPPVKFDIDVPRDASATELVIEVAVSGTARVGRLLEDVEPLPRARMALSGQDARAGVLETRADLDAASAAWTRSLALVEERCPNVRTLHVVASVPASLAVRMGRARMRGAHPAFVVYQLANGTYMPTPAITDPAE; this is encoded by the coding sequence GTGGCCGATATCAGACGTAATACCGAGGTTGCGCGCACTGCGCTGGCTAGCGGGGTCGAACTGCGTGTGTGGGTCAAGGCCGCGGGCCGCTGCGTGCTGTGCGCGACGTACCTGCTCGACGAGCGCACGTGGCACATCCACACCACTAAGGTCGGGGAGGTCGCACACATCGTCGGCGCGTCCTCGGGACCGAAGTCGCCGCGTGGCAACAGCCCGCTTGACGAGGAGGCCCGCGCTGCCGAGCAGAACCTGATGCTGCTCTGCCACGCGTGTCACCGGATGGTGGACGACCCGCAGAACGTCGAGATCTGGACCGGGGACCTGCTGTCCCAGCGCAAGGAGGAGCACGAGGCGCGCGTCCGCCGGGTCACGGACTTCTCGACCCTGCAACGCACCCTCGTGGTGACCACCGAGAGCACTGTTCGGTCCGAGCGCGTCACCGTCGGAAGCAGGCAGGTCACCCATGCTCTCGTCGAGGAAGGTCTGACCGCGCACATGGACGGGGGCCTGCGGAGCGACATCTGCGTCAAGCTCCCGGAAGCCCTCGACGACTTATCCGACTGGGCCTACGCGATGAAGACCATCGTGGCCCAGGTGCGGAAGATCAGTAGGAGCATCGAACAGGGCGCCGATGCGGACCTGTCGGTGTTCGCGCTCGCGCCGATTCCGCTGCTGATGTACCTGGGTGCCCTGTTGGACGACACCACGACGGTCCGGGTGTTCGACCGGCACCGTGACGACCACGAGGCCAGAGCCTGGATGTGGCGACCCCGGCGCGAGGGCCCCCCAGTCAAGTTTGACATCGACGTTCCGCGCGACGCATCCGCCACCGAACTGGTCATCGAGGTCGCCGTCTCGGGGACGGCGCGAGTCGGCCGGCTACTTGAGGATGTCGAGCCGCTGCCGCGCGCACGTATGGCACTCTCCGGGCAGGACGCCCGCGCAGGCGTGCTGGAGACGCGCGCGGACCTCGACGCCGCGTCCGCGGCATGGACGAGATCCCTTGCGCTCGTCGAGGAGCGGTGCCCAAACGTCCGGACCCTGCACGTCGTCGCATCGGTGCCCGCGAGCCTCGCGGTCCGCATGGGGCGCGCCCGCATGCGCGGGGCGCACCCGGCCTTCGTGGTCTACCAGCTGGCAAATGGTACGTACATGCCCACCCCCGCGATCACCGACCCGGCCGAGTAG
- the nrdH gene encoding glutaredoxin-like protein NrdH encodes MSITVYSKPACVQCDATYRALDKKGIEYSVVDISQDAEALELVRGLGYLQAPVVIAGDDHWSGFRPDQINALAAKVAPVA; translated from the coding sequence ATGAGCATCACGGTCTACAGCAAGCCGGCTTGCGTTCAGTGCGACGCGACGTACCGCGCCCTCGACAAGAAGGGCATCGAGTACTCGGTCGTGGACATCAGCCAGGACGCCGAGGCGCTCGAGCTGGTCCGTGGCCTCGGCTACCTGCAGGCACCCGTCGTCATCGCGGGTGACGACCACTGGTCGGGCTTCCGTCCCGACCAGATCAACGCGCTCGCGGCGAAGGTCGCTCCCGTCGCCTGA
- the nrdE gene encoding class 1b ribonucleoside-diphosphate reductase subunit alpha, producing the protein MATTVTDSSVSTVAAGVELDYHALNAMLNLYGPDGEIQFDKDRQAARQYFLQHVNQNTVFFHSLEEKLDYLVENKYYDPAVLAKYDRAFVKSLFEFAYSKKFRFDTFLGAFKYYTSYTLKTFDGKRYLERFEDRVSMVALGLADGNEQTALDIVEEIVAGRFQPATPTFLNIGKAQRGEPVSCFLLRIEDNMESIARGINSALQLSKRGGGVALLLSNIREHGAPIKHIENQSSGVIPVMKLLEDSFSYANQLGARQGAGAVYLHAHHPDIMRFLDTKRENADEKIRIKTLSLGVVIPDITFDLAKKNEDMYLFSPYDVERVYGKPFADISVSEKYDEMVDDARIRKTKIKAREFFQTLAELQFESGYPYVMFEDTVNKANPIKGRITHSNLCSEILQVSTPSTYNEDLSYDHVGRDISCNLGSLNIAKTMDSPDFAKTIDTAIRALTAVSDQTSIESVPSIKRANESGHAIGLGQMNLHGYLARERVFYGSEEGIDFTNIYFYTVAYHAIAASNRLAIERGRAFGGFEDSTYASGEYFEKYTNQVWEPATPRVKELFETAGVHIPTQEDWKALAASVKEHGIYNQNLQAVPPTGSISYINNSTSSIHPVAAKIEIRKEGKIGRVYYPAPYLTNDNLEYYQDAYEIGYEKIIDTYAAATQHVDQGLSLTLFFKDTATTRDVNRAQIYAWRKGIKTLYYIRLRQLALEGTEVEGCVSCML; encoded by the coding sequence TTGGCAACGACAGTCACGGATTCCAGCGTGAGCACGGTGGCTGCGGGAGTCGAGCTCGACTACCACGCACTCAACGCGATGCTCAACCTGTACGGCCCCGACGGCGAGATCCAGTTCGACAAGGACCGCCAGGCTGCGCGCCAGTACTTCCTGCAGCACGTGAACCAGAACACGGTCTTCTTCCACAGCCTCGAGGAGAAGCTCGACTACCTGGTCGAGAACAAGTACTACGACCCCGCGGTCCTCGCCAAGTACGACCGCGCCTTCGTCAAGTCGCTCTTCGAGTTCGCGTACTCCAAGAAGTTCCGCTTCGACACGTTCCTCGGGGCGTTCAAGTACTACACCTCGTACACGCTCAAGACGTTCGACGGCAAGCGGTACCTCGAGCGCTTCGAGGACCGGGTGTCCATGGTCGCGCTCGGCCTCGCGGACGGCAACGAGCAGACGGCGCTCGACATCGTCGAGGAGATCGTCGCAGGCCGTTTCCAGCCCGCGACCCCGACGTTCCTCAACATCGGCAAGGCGCAGCGCGGCGAGCCCGTGTCCTGCTTCCTGCTGCGCATCGAGGACAACATGGAGTCCATCGCGCGCGGCATCAACTCCGCGCTGCAGCTCTCCAAGCGTGGCGGCGGCGTGGCCCTGCTCCTGAGCAACATCCGTGAGCACGGCGCACCCATCAAGCACATCGAGAACCAGTCCTCGGGCGTCATCCCCGTGATGAAGCTCCTCGAGGACTCCTTCTCCTACGCCAACCAGCTCGGAGCCCGCCAGGGTGCCGGTGCCGTCTACCTGCACGCGCACCACCCCGACATCATGCGGTTCCTCGACACCAAGCGTGAGAACGCGGACGAGAAGATCCGCATCAAGACGCTGTCGCTCGGCGTCGTCATCCCCGACATCACGTTCGACCTGGCGAAGAAGAACGAGGACATGTACCTCTTCTCGCCGTACGACGTCGAGCGTGTCTACGGCAAGCCCTTCGCCGACATCTCGGTCTCCGAGAAGTACGACGAGATGGTCGACGACGCACGCATCCGCAAGACCAAGATCAAGGCGCGCGAGTTCTTCCAGACCCTCGCCGAGCTCCAGTTCGAGTCCGGCTACCCGTACGTCATGTTCGAGGACACGGTGAACAAGGCGAACCCCATCAAGGGCCGCATCACCCACTCGAACCTGTGCTCCGAGATCCTCCAGGTCTCGACGCCCTCGACGTACAACGAGGACCTGTCGTACGACCACGTCGGCCGCGACATCTCGTGCAACCTCGGCTCCCTCAACATCGCCAAGACGATGGACTCGCCGGACTTCGCCAAGACCATCGACACCGCGATCCGCGCCCTGACGGCCGTGTCCGACCAGACGAGCATCGAGTCCGTCCCGTCGATCAAGCGCGCCAACGAGTCGGGTCACGCGATCGGCCTCGGCCAGATGAACCTGCACGGCTACCTCGCCCGTGAGCGCGTGTTCTACGGCTCCGAGGAGGGCATCGACTTCACGAACATCTACTTCTACACCGTGGCCTACCACGCGATCGCCGCGAGCAACCGCCTCGCGATCGAGCGGGGCCGCGCGTTCGGCGGGTTCGAGGACTCGACGTACGCCTCGGGCGAGTACTTCGAGAAGTACACGAACCAGGTGTGGGAGCCCGCGACGCCCCGCGTCAAGGAGCTGTTCGAGACCGCCGGCGTGCACATCCCCACGCAGGAGGACTGGAAGGCGCTCGCCGCGTCCGTCAAGGAGCACGGCATCTACAACCAGAACCTCCAGGCCGTCCCGCCGACCGGTTCGATCTCCTACATCAACAACTCGACGTCGTCGATCCACCCGGTCGCCGCGAAGATCGAGATCCGCAAGGAGGGCAAGATCGGGCGCGTCTACTACCCGGCGCCCTACCTGACGAACGACAACCTGGAGTACTACCAGGACGCGTACGAGATCGGCTACGAGAAGATCATCGACACGTACGCCGCGGCGACGCAGCACGTGGACCAGGGCCTGAGCCTGACGCTGTTCTTCAAGGACACCGCGACCACGCGCGACGTCAACCGTGCGCAGATCTACGCCTGGCGCAAGGGCATCAAGACCCTGTACTACATCCGCCTGCGTCAGCTCGCGCTCGAGGGCACCGAGGTCGAGGGTTGCGTCTCCTGCATGCTGTGA
- a CDS encoding phosphoribosyltransferase, with protein MSTEREVMTWELFGTASRELAEQVVAGGFLPDVVVAIARGGLLPGGAVAYALGTKGVGTLNVEFYTDIGQTLSDPRVLPPLMDTSELPGSKVLVVDDVADSGRTLALVMGMLAEHGTEARSAVLYTKPRTIIQPDFAWKETDLWITFPWSAEPPVEGAGSRPND; from the coding sequence ATGAGCACAGAGCGCGAAGTCATGACGTGGGAGCTGTTCGGCACCGCGTCCAGGGAGCTGGCCGAGCAGGTGGTGGCCGGCGGCTTCCTGCCCGACGTCGTGGTCGCGATCGCCCGTGGCGGCCTGCTGCCCGGCGGTGCCGTGGCCTACGCCCTGGGCACCAAGGGCGTCGGGACGCTCAACGTCGAGTTCTACACGGACATCGGCCAGACGCTCTCCGACCCGCGTGTCCTGCCCCCGCTCATGGACACGTCCGAGCTCCCGGGGTCCAAGGTCCTCGTGGTCGACGACGTCGCGGACTCGGGTCGGACCCTCGCCCTGGTCATGGGCATGCTCGCCGAGCACGGCACCGAGGCCCGCTCCGCGGTGCTCTACACCAAGCCGCGCACGATCATCCAGCCGGACTTCGCCTGGAAGGAGACCGACCTGTGGATCACGTTCCCGTGGTCGGCCGAGCCTCCGGTCGAGGGCGCGGGGTCACGGCCGAACGACTGA
- a CDS encoding ThiF family adenylyltransferase has translation MQVARESLNGDLLRVRLRLATRGMSRSPGGMNAHDFEDLVVLIPSNALAPPVVGVTHERFIGIPHALSSGQLCVYLDPAREWNPLGGAREFLDRIFRWFEDALADRFDPDTALFHAVGGHQYSHENAAPVVCREEFDDPRPFSMAWLSRNGTGDRLDLHRAQRHPDDEQVLVLRMPGPLYTGAGRSVFQVMRELGEPDATSALHAWRARVVRRRRDHATFVHIVVNVPHPTAQMSSLLVGRVDLSDAEVSTLHDRPIEWCRLYDERPSISTRRDKDRPVNAFHQSDVVLLGCGGLGSWISEYVVRAGCRSIELVDYGAVGGGHLVRQNFTEADVTDAKVSALAERLRAINPDLKVTESVGSTPSPGALAVLTVGGFIIDATVSHAMATYLSLLDVGSSGRRALVAQVATDVATGSLGMVVVAAPGTEVPPIDTVAGTHVTASGELEAYRTFWETSEDDELVPARGCSVPTFHGSAADLAAVAAIQTNIIGRHASQQTSGTYLFALPHTGVAPGYAFLPHPGDTSG, from the coding sequence GTGCAAGTCGCCCGGGAGTCGCTGAATGGTGACCTCCTTAGAGTTCGGCTGCGCTTGGCGACGCGAGGCATGAGTCGGTCGCCGGGCGGCATGAACGCGCACGACTTCGAGGACCTGGTCGTGCTGATCCCGTCGAACGCTCTCGCCCCGCCAGTCGTCGGCGTCACGCACGAGCGCTTCATCGGTATCCCGCACGCACTGAGCTCCGGTCAGCTCTGCGTCTACCTCGACCCGGCGCGTGAGTGGAACCCGCTGGGTGGCGCGCGCGAGTTCCTCGACCGGATTTTCCGGTGGTTCGAAGACGCCCTCGCGGATCGATTCGACCCAGACACCGCCCTGTTCCACGCAGTCGGTGGGCACCAGTACTCCCACGAGAACGCCGCACCCGTGGTTTGTCGGGAGGAGTTCGACGACCCTCGCCCATTCTCCATGGCGTGGCTCAGCCGCAACGGCACGGGCGACCGCCTCGACCTGCACCGAGCGCAGCGACACCCCGACGACGAGCAGGTCCTCGTCCTGCGGATGCCCGGACCGCTCTACACCGGGGCGGGACGCAGCGTGTTTCAGGTCATGCGCGAGCTCGGCGAGCCCGATGCAACGTCAGCGCTCCACGCCTGGCGGGCGCGCGTCGTGCGGCGTCGCCGCGACCATGCCACGTTCGTCCACATCGTCGTGAACGTGCCCCACCCGACCGCCCAGATGTCCTCCCTGCTCGTCGGTCGCGTTGATCTAAGCGACGCCGAAGTGTCGACCCTCCACGACCGTCCCATCGAGTGGTGCCGCCTGTATGACGAGCGCCCGTCGATCTCCACCCGTCGAGACAAGGATCGTCCCGTGAACGCCTTCCACCAGTCCGACGTTGTTCTCCTCGGTTGCGGAGGGCTCGGCTCATGGATCTCCGAGTACGTGGTGCGCGCCGGATGCCGGTCGATCGAGCTCGTCGACTACGGAGCCGTCGGTGGTGGACACCTCGTGAGGCAGAACTTCACCGAAGCGGACGTCACCGACGCGAAGGTCTCCGCACTCGCGGAGCGCCTGCGAGCGATCAACCCGGACTTGAAGGTCACCGAGAGTGTCGGCTCCACCCCTAGCCCAGGTGCACTGGCTGTGCTGACGGTGGGCGGCTTCATCATCGACGCCACTGTCTCCCACGCGATGGCGACCTATCTCAGCCTGCTCGACGTCGGTTCCTCCGGCCGGCGTGCTCTCGTCGCCCAGGTCGCGACCGACGTAGCCACCGGCTCGCTCGGTATGGTCGTTGTGGCGGCACCCGGAACTGAAGTTCCTCCGATCGACACCGTCGCAGGTACTCACGTCACCGCGTCCGGAGAGCTCGAGGCGTACCGCACGTTCTGGGAGACCAGCGAGGACGACGAACTCGTCCCCGCCCGTGGCTGCTCCGTGCCGACATTCCACGGCTCGGCCGCTGACCTCGCGGCCGTTGCCGCGATCCAGACGAACATCATCGGTCGTCATGCGAGCCAGCAGACCTCCGGCACCTACCTGTTCGCACTTCCACACACAGGAGTTGCCCCGGGCTACGCATTCTTGCCCCACCCGGGCGACACCTCAGGCTGA
- a CDS encoding FKBP-type peptidyl-prolyl cis-trans isomerase, translated as MKLRTSRGLVAIALGTALVLSGCASGNDGGASPSPSESAASGIPTPTAEDVAAVEAIKVNGDVGAEPTLEFKEGLSVSAPTARLVDEGTGEELVKGNQVTMQFVAYSGTDAAKTGQSSWETDSPQSFTLGDAQFDLLNPTLIGQKVGTRMLLANPIQGQDGITTIINLVEVVSTKEIPTRAEGEAVTPAEGLPVVTLDDSGKPSIEIPEGYAAPTELVTQTLIKGSGPEVTADSTITAHYTGWTLDGKVFDSSWEKGAPMTIPLASLVEGWKQGLTGQTVGSQVLLIVPPALAYGETASEQNPLGGQTLVFVLDILDAS; from the coding sequence GTGAAGCTCCGTACCTCTCGCGGCCTCGTCGCGATCGCCCTGGGGACCGCCCTGGTCCTCTCCGGCTGCGCCAGCGGCAACGACGGCGGCGCCAGCCCCTCGCCCAGCGAGTCGGCCGCCAGCGGCATCCCGACCCCCACGGCAGAGGACGTCGCGGCGGTCGAGGCCATCAAGGTCAACGGCGACGTCGGTGCCGAGCCCACCCTGGAGTTCAAGGAGGGGCTCTCGGTGTCCGCCCCCACGGCCCGCCTCGTCGACGAAGGCACTGGTGAGGAGCTCGTCAAGGGCAACCAGGTCACCATGCAGTTCGTCGCCTACTCGGGGACCGATGCCGCGAAGACCGGGCAGTCGTCCTGGGAGACCGACTCCCCGCAGTCCTTCACCCTGGGAGACGCGCAGTTCGACCTGCTCAACCCGACGCTGATCGGGCAGAAGGTCGGCACGCGGATGCTCCTCGCGAATCCGATCCAGGGCCAGGACGGGATCACGACGATCATCAACCTCGTCGAGGTCGTCTCCACGAAGGAGATCCCGACGCGCGCCGAGGGCGAGGCAGTGACCCCGGCCGAGGGTCTGCCCGTCGTGACGCTCGACGACTCGGGCAAGCCCAGCATCGAGATTCCCGAGGGCTACGCGGCCCCGACCGAGCTGGTCACCCAGACCCTCATCAAGGGTTCCGGTCCCGAGGTCACGGCCGACAGCACCATCACGGCGCACTACACGGGCTGGACGCTCGACGGCAAGGTCTTCGACTCCTCGTGGGAGAAGGGCGCGCCCATGACGATCCCGCTCGCGAGCCTCGTCGAGGGCTGGAAGCAGGGCCTCACCGGGCAGACCGTCGGCAGCCAGGTGCTCCTGATCGTCCCGCCGGCCCTCGCCTACGGTGAGACCGCGAGCGAGCAGAACCCGCTGGGCGGCCAGACCCTGGTCTTCGTGCTCGACATCCTCGACGCCTCCTGA